Genomic DNA from Roseburia intestinalis L1-82:
CTCCTGATCGTATTCTCTGCCATATTCAAAACGAGGCAGCAGGGCGTTGACCTCGAAAAGCGTCTCACGGTCGCGCTCAGCAAGCAGGCCAGAGTATAAAAGTACCTTTGTTTCGTTTACTACCTGAATAATCATACGATCGCGCAATTCTTCGCGGTTTTCTTTGATGTAGTCCACCAGTGAGGTGAGAGTGGTCGCAGAGATAGGCGCTGCCTTTTCCGGGGCGTCGTATCTTACGAGATCCTTTGTGCAGTATGTCTTGCCGTTAATCTCGACCGTTTTCGGATCTTCGGCTTTTACTGCCAGTCCTGTGATAAATGCGATAGCTTCCTTTATTCCTTCCATTGTTTTGTCCTCCTTATGCGTTTACGGCCTTTTGGCCCATTGTAATGACTTTGTGCTGGTTGCTTTTCGGCTGTTCTGCGGTTGTTGGCTGGTCGACCGGTGGACGACCGTTCTCAAATACCTCACCCGTCTCAGGATCGAAGTCTCTGCCCGGTACGAGTTCGCCTGCTGCCGCCTCTGCCTTTTCCTGCTCCTGATCGGCTGGAACCTCTGCCTGCTTTTTATTTCTGTTTTTCAGGTCCAGAGGCTTGCCGGTAGGTGTTGGCTGCTGTTCTGTGGTGCCTGCTGCCGGCTGTGTCGCATTAGCAGCGGGAGTGGTAGCCTGAGCCGGTTCTGCTTCCGGTTCCTGAGTCTGTAAATCATTAAAAGACATTTGCCCGCGGATCTGGCCGTCATATTCTGCGATCTCGATCTGGCCGGTTCTCATATTTACGCCCATAATCATTTGAGTGTCGATCGCTTCGGTTGCTGCGAGCTTGGTCGTGACAGCGATCTGGGTGCTTACGAGCTGTCTCGTTTTGTTCGGTGCAAATTTGAGCGTGATCTGGATCTGTCTCTTGGTGGTTGCCTCTGTGTTCGGGTTCTGAATGTTCTCGGCCACCTGCATGAGTGCCTCGTTGAGCTTTTCGGCAAAAGCACCGCCGGCGAGAGTCTCGAGGTTGATGTTACTCTGTACGCTTGTTTTCTTCATTTTCTGGATCCTCCTTCTTGGTCTTTGAATTGTTCAGCTCGTCAATGCGAAGGCTGAGCTGATAGGTCGCATAAGCTACCATGTGGAGCTCTGCGGCTTTCTTTTTGGCGTCTTTGTGGGTTACTACGGTTCCGATTGCTGACAAAATCAGGAAAGCGGCCCATAACGCACATACGACGGCGCCGAGCGTGATTTCTGCTGCGGTCATTTCTTCTTTTCACCTCCTCCCGGTGTGTTTGCGGCTCTGAGAGCGCACTCGGTACAAACTCCAGCGGCTCCCGCTGCCTTTACTTGACGCGCAAGCTCTGACTCCCAGCACTCCCGGCCGCAGCTCGGGCATGTGACGAGGCGCCAGTCTGGGTGCTTGCTTGCGTCTGGTATATTGGAGCGGAGCGGAAGGCATATAAGCCCGCCGTCTCCGGGGTTCCACGGTTTTATTGTTATGTTCATGTTATGCCTCCCAGCTCCAGAGCCCCTGCTGGCCTTTTGCTTTTATGGGCTCCGGCAGTTCTTTGACGTTTCTCAGCTCCCATGCGTAACGGCCGAGAGAATAATCTCCGAGAGCCTTTTCGGTGTCCGGTAGAGTAGAGAGGTATTCTTCTGTTATGAGGTGGCACGCCACAAGCTCAGCCGTTGCAATTACTTCTCCGTAATTGAAATATGTCAGGAGCTCACCGTTTGCCATGCTTGCTTTTTCCAGCTTCTCAACCATGAGTCCGAAGGCTTTCTCTGACAGAAGCGGTACGACTTGTCGTATTGGTTTGACTGCTGCATGGATCGCAATCGGCCCTCTGTATTTTGTAGCCCAGCTTCTTGTCTCGTTATGTTTTACGCCGGCGGCTATAAATTCGGCCCACGGCTGCCATATTGTTATTGCTTTCATTTAGGCTCCTTTCTAAAAGCAAAATGTTAGTTGTCCCGTTTCGTCTGCTTGCGTATTCATTGGAATAACAAAGCCTTCCCAGTGCTCATAGGCACGCCCGGTCAGACACTCAGCCGCTAAAATCAGCACATTTATGTCGCTGGCGTTTTTCATCCATGCGTATTCTTTCACATGCCGTTTTATTTGTTCCAGCAGCGGGAGCAGGCCGTCGGCTTCGGCTGCTTTTTCAACGAGCCGAGCCCAGTCCTTGATCTCATATACTCCGCTGGGCGTTTTGTACGTTTCCCTGCCTTCTGTGATTTTTCTCCCGTTCTTATCCTTTCCGACCACCGTTGCCGTGAACATTCTCGAAGATAGTCTGGTGTAGTTCTCGATCATCTAGGCTCCTTTCTGGATAGCTGAGGCGCTCCAGTTCTTCGCGAAGGCCTCCGTGCTCTGATAAGGGCAAAAGAGCTGACCGTCTCTGGTTTTTACCTCGAAGCGTCCGCGGCTGCGGATATATCTCACGATCAGTTCGTAACGCTGGCCGGTGACAAATCCCATTGATCCGGTTGTCCCGGTGAATGTCGCAATAATCTGGAGCGATCCGGTTTTACTTTTTGGGTTTTTTAAATCATTAAGCGCGCGTGTCAGCATTGTGCGTTCCTCCCTTTGTCTTTTTCAAAAATTCCAGCGTACCCAGATGATTGAGGCCGATCTCATAGTCTTGGATCTCGCTGCGTTTCAAGTGCTTGTGGCCGTATATGTCTTTCATATCTCGCCAGACGCTCCACGGTATGCGGTAGAACTGCTCAAACTTAAAGCTCACGAGCACGAAGCAGCTCGCGCCCATTTTCTCGTAGTTCTCCAGCAGTTCAGCCTGCCGATCGCTCACGGCAGAGGCTTCGATCTTGTCGGCGTCTGTATGTTTGGCCTCGAAGGCAATGCACCGGCCGCCGTTGAGTATTCCCTTGTAGTCGTTCTGGGCTTTTTTGGTGAAAACCGCGACATATTGGCCGCGTCTGCGATCTCCGTATGGTTTCAGAGGTCGCATAGGCTCCGGCGTTTTCTCAATGTCCGCAATATTCTGGGAGCGGTAGTAGTTGCACGCTGCGGAGATCATATTCTCGAAGCGTTCCCCGGCGTATTTAGCACGGCGGCCCTGCTGCCGGCGCTCATACTCGATATTTCTCTCGGCTTCGCATGGTGTAGGATCCGGGTAGCCCTCTGAATTTCGTCCGTTGCTCATATCACGCACCCCCTCTCAACATTGAGGTGCCATTTTTCAGACTGTTCGCAATCATTTCGCCGAGTTCTGAGGCCTCCGTCGGATCTATGTTGATATGAACCGCAGTAACCTCTCTGAGACTCTTGCCGGCCTCTGCGAGTAGTGGAGCGGCAGCAGGCTGATCGGCGTATGCAGCAGCGGCAGAGACGGCGTGTTTTCTCAGAGGTCTGCGCTGTGTTACTGCTGCATGATTGTAGATCTCCAGCACGTTCTCGATAAATTCCGGCGGGCCGAAAACTTGGATCTCAATGTCGAGCACTCCGGCAAGCTGGATCTCGTCATACATTCCTGCAGATACCTTGCAGCCGTAAACTCTGATAAGCTGGCAATGTCTGAGGAGCTGGAGCCCGCAGCGCAGGCCGAGCTTTCTTTCCTCTGGGTTGGTGTCGTCCACAAACTGCGTAAAATACACATGAGGGGCGAGTGGCAGCAGGCCGTCATTCATTGCCTCGCGGCAGTATTCCTGCGCCTTGATGATGTTTTTCTCATAGTCACCGCGACACGGTGAGCAAATATAGGCTAATTTCATTCATTGCCCTCCCTTAAATAATTTTTATTGTCTGGCGACTGCTGCCGGGCTGCCATACGAACCATGAGTAGCTCGTGGCGTCTGTTCCATGTCCGGTAAAGCTCGGGCGCTTATGTAGGGTGTAGAGTCCGGCGAGCTGGTGATCTTCCTGCTGCCAGAACTCAAAACGCTGGTCGCTTTCCATGAACGCGGTGCGGAGCAGGAAAATGAGCCTGCCGCCCGGTTTAAGTAGCCCGAGACTTTTCTCAACAAATTCGATCGCCTGATTAAATGGCGGGTTGCCGATGATAAGATCGTACTTTTTCCCGAGGTCCATGCTCAGGAAGTCGTCAATAATCACATTGACGCCGAGATCCTGCAGGTGTTGTGCCTCCTCTGGTCTGATCTCCACCGCGTCGATCGAAAAATCGCCGTATTTTTGTAGTGTCTTGATTATGTTGCCGCTACCTGCTCCCGGTTCCAGCACCTCGATCCCCCCCTCAGAGGGAAAACGTCGAGAAATGTCTCGATCGTCGAGATTGGTGTCGGGTAGAAGTCGTGCGGCTTTCTGGTGCTTCCTCGGTTTGTTGCACTCATTATCTACCTCCTTATCTGCTGCGCCAGCTCTGGCCCTCCATGACGAGCGCCTCGCACATTTCTCGCAGCCGGTCCACAGTGGCCCTCGCTGTCATGTCGTCCCCATTCTGAGGAGTGAGGCGTTTCTCCAGCTCGGTGTCTGTGTAGTTGCTTGTTACAATCGTTGGCTTGTAGCCTTCGTAGCGGGCGTTTATGATCGTGTAGATCTTCGAGACGCCCCAGTCTGTCGGCGGCTCTTTCCCCATATCGTCGATAATGAGGAGCGGGACCGTTTCGTAAACTCTCAGGATCTCGCCCTCTGAGATTTCGCGCTTGTCGTATGTAGCCTTGATCCTTGCCAGCATGTCGATCATTGTCATGCAAATAACCGGCCGGCCTCTCTGGATCAGGTCGTTGGCAATAGCAGCAGCGAGGTGAGTCTTTCCGACGCCTATGTCGCCCAGTATGAAAAGTCCGTTTTTCTTCTGGCTCATATTGTCAAAATTCTGGGCGTATCGTATGGCTGTTTCTTTCGCTTTGGCCGTTCTTTCGTCCGGGGTGAGGTAGTTGCTGAAGGTTCGCTCTAAAAAGCGGCCCCTCATTCCTGAGTCACATCTGAGACGTGACACCCGGCGTCTGATTTCGTCCTCGGCTTTCCGTTTTTCTTCCTGCTCCCGTTCGAGCCGTTCTTTTTCTCTAGCCTCGACCGCTCCCGGGCAGTTGCAAGGAATAGCGGTGGGGATCCAGAAGATCCGGTCACCCATGTTGCTGAGTTCTTTGCCTTTGTGATACCGGAGCTTTCCGCAATATTCACACGGCACCGGCTCCGGTGGTGGTTCCGGCCAGTCTCTTTCCTCGCTGCTGTAAAACCAGCCGTCACTCGGCTGCTGTGAAGCCGGTGAGCTTATAGCGTGATCCGCTTGGTGGTTCATTGCCATTGTCCGGGCCTCCTTTGTCGTCATATTTGCCTTCCAGCACTTTGCACATGTTTGTCGGTTTCATTATCCAGTCGAAGTCAGCCCGCCAGTTGCGATCGTTTTCGCCTTTCATAAAGCTGCTCGCCTCGGTTTTTCTGAATAGTGTCTCGAATGTCTCAATATTCGGGTAGGTCTTAAATCTTGCGGCCACCGCCTTGCGTCTGGCTCCGTCAATCTTCTGGATCTTCGAGAAGCTGACGCAAATCTCGTTGTATAACTGCATGATTTTCACATACGGAGTCGGATCTGATTTAGCAGGTGCCGCTGCTTCGTGCTCTGGAGGAGCACTTAAAGGATCCTTTATATCTCTAGTCTTATCTACTCTAGTCTTGTCTACTCTGCCAGCGGTTGTTTGTTGGTCGTCCAGCGGTCGTCCTTCGGTCTTTTTAGCAGCCGCTCGGCGGCGTCTGGAGCGTTCCTTTTCGGCTTCACGCTGCTGGATCAGAGTGCCTGCATATTCCTCCCAGTCGTGGATCGTGAGAGTAGCAGGATCCTCGTCGCCCTGATCCAGCAAACCCGCAGAAATAAAGGCTTGCAGCAGTTCGTCGGCGTCTCCGTCCCACTGTGCTGCGCGGGCTATATTCCGCGCGCTTATCTCCGAGATATTGCCGTCCGGGGCATTATCGAGAGCCCAGAGCCAGAACGAAGTCAGGAGCCCGATCATGTAGGGTGGAGCTATTTCGAGAGCGTCGGCTGCGTCTAAAATTTTTCTATGCTGTCTAATTGATTGATAAATTTTCAACCATGCCACGGCGTTTCCTCCTTCCTTTTTTGGTCGTCCTTTTTCTTGGCGTGTCTTTCTGTTTTGGTCGTTTGTCGGTCGTCCGGTGGTCGTCCACCGGTTGACCGGTAGGGCGAAAATCAATTAAAAGGGAGTTGATCGTCTGCGCCCTCCGGTATATTCATAAAACCGTCGCCGCTTGCAGGACCGGTTGGAGGCTCCTGCTGGTTGCTGTTTTTGTTCTTACTTTCTGCAAACTCGGCCTCCTCAACAACAACCTCGGTAGTGTATACCTTGCAGCCCTCACGGTCGGTGTAGCTTCCCGTCTGGATCCTGCCGGTTATTGCGATCTTTGTGCCTTGTCTCAGGTATTTCTCAGCAAATTCGGCGTTATTTCTAAAGGCAACGCACTGGATAAAGTCGGCAGTTGCTTCGCCTCCGTCTTTTCTGCCTCTGCGGTCCACGGCGAGAGTGTAGCGGGCTATCGCCATAGGCTCATTGCCTTGCGTGTATCGTACTTCGGGATCTCTGGTGAGCCTCCCCATTAAAATGACTTTGTTCACTGTCTATTTCCTCCATTCCTCAGCTCTCTGGC
This window encodes:
- a CDS encoding ATP-binding protein, which gives rise to MAMNHQADHAISSPASQQPSDGWFYSSEERDWPEPPPEPVPCEYCGKLRYHKGKELSNMGDRIFWIPTAIPCNCPGAVEAREKERLEREQEEKRKAEDEIRRRVSRLRCDSGMRGRFLERTFSNYLTPDERTAKAKETAIRYAQNFDNMSQKKNGLFILGDIGVGKTHLAAAIANDLIQRGRPVICMTMIDMLARIKATYDKREISEGEILRVYETVPLLIIDDMGKEPPTDWGVSKIYTIINARYEGYKPTIVTSNYTDTELEKRLTPQNGDDMTARATVDRLREMCEALVMEGQSWRSR
- a CDS encoding single-stranded DNA-binding protein, producing the protein MNKVILMGRLTRDPEVRYTQGNEPMAIARYTLAVDRRGRKDGGEATADFIQCVAFRNNAEFAEKYLRQGTKIAITGRIQTGSYTDREGCKVYTTEVVVEEAEFAESKNKNSNQQEPPTGPASGDGFMNIPEGADDQLPFN
- a CDS encoding replication protein → MQVAENIQNPNTEATTKRQIQITLKFAPNKTRQLVSTQIAVTTKLAATEAIDTQMIMGVNMRTGQIEIAEYDGQIRGQMSFNDLQTQEPEAEPAQATTPAANATQPAAGTTEQQPTPTGKPLDLKNRNKKQAEVPADQEQEKAEAAAGELVPGRDFDPETGEVFENGRPPVDQPTTAEQPKSNQHKVITMGQKAVNA
- a CDS encoding Holliday junction resolvase RecU: MSNGRNSEGYPDPTPCEAERNIEYERRQQGRRAKYAGERFENMISAACNYYRSQNIADIEKTPEPMRPLKPYGDRRRGQYVAVFTKKAQNDYKGILNGGRCIAFEAKHTDADKIEASAVSDRQAELLENYEKMGASCFVLVSFKFEQFYRIPWSVWRDMKDIYGHKHLKRSEIQDYEIGLNHLGTLEFLKKTKGGTHNADTRA
- a CDS encoding methyltransferase yields the protein MLEPGAGSGNIIKTLQKYGDFSIDAVEIRPEEAQHLQDLGVNVIIDDFLSMDLGKKYDLIIGNPPFNQAIEFVEKSLGLLKPGGRLIFLLRTAFMESDQRFEFWQQEDHQLAGLYTLHKRPSFTGHGTDATSYSWFVWQPGSSRQTIKII
- a CDS encoding DUF7768 domain-containing protein gives rise to the protein MKLAYICSPCRGDYEKNIIKAQEYCREAMNDGLLPLAPHVYFTQFVDDTNPEERKLGLRCGLQLLRHCQLIRVYGCKVSAGMYDEIQLAGVLDIEIQVFGPPEFIENVLEIYNHAAVTQRRPLRKHAVSAAAAYADQPAAAPLLAEAGKSLREVTAVHINIDPTEASELGEMIANSLKNGTSMLRGGA
- a CDS encoding ASCH domain-containing protein, producing the protein MKAITIWQPWAEFIAAGVKHNETRSWATKYRGPIAIHAAVKPIRQVVPLLSEKAFGLMVEKLEKASMANGELLTYFNYGEVIATAELVACHLITEEYLSTLPDTEKALGDYSLGRYAWELRNVKELPEPIKAKGQQGLWSWEA